The Pirellulales bacterium DNA segment CCGCTGAGCTTGGCTTTGGTGCCGTTTTCCAGATCGCGGCAACCGGCCAGGCCTGCGCCGCTGGTGGCTTGATACGTGCTGACGACGACGCGCTTCACCCGGGCCGCATCGTGCAGCGGCTTGATGGCCACGACCAATTGCGTGGTGGAACAGTTCGGGCTGGCGATAATTCCCTTGTGATTCAAAACGGCATTGGGGTTCACTTCGGGAATGACCAGGGGCACTGTGGGGTCCATCCGCCAAAAGCCGCTTTCGTCGACCACCACGCAACCGCGCTCCACGGCCCAGGGGACGAATTCTTTGGCCACTTCGTCGGGCGTGCTGCCGATGGCTAAATCGATGCCGTTGAAAGCATCGGGCTCCAGCTTTTCGACGGTATGTTCCTGACCGCGGAATTTGATTTTGCTGCCTGCGGAGCGGCCCGAGGCTAAAAATTTGAACCGCTGGGCGGGAAACTTGCGTTCTTGGAGCAGGTTCAAAATAATTCGCCCGACAGCTCCGGTAGCGCCCACAATGGCAATCGACTCAAACACAATCGGCTCCTTGTTGGGAATATGATGGTGGAGAAAAGCGCCCCCCTGCCCTGCCCCTCACGTATCCTTTCACCGCTGATCTGCTCGTCGCTCAATCATTTCAGACCATTAAGTATACGCAGCGGTTCGCGCCCCCATCAACCTCAGGATATGGCGACAGCGATCGATAAAGAGTGTGGGACAAATTGGCACGAATTCGGTACAATGCCTTGTTTCAAATCGTTAGATTGATGAGAGGCACTCGGTTCATGTCCGGCTTTCCAACGGATTCTGCGGCGGCCATTCCGGAGCGGTTCAAGGGGCTTATTTTTGATTGCGACGGAACCTTGGTCGATACCATGCCGCTGCATTTTTTGGCATGGAAAGCGGCGCTGCAAGCGGTGGGCATGACCATCACCGAGGAGCAGTTTTACGCATTTTCCGGGATGCCCACGGTTACGATTATTGAGACGCTTGCCAAACAGCAACATCTTGTCTGTGATGCCCGCGCCGCTGCTGAAGAAAAAGAGCGATTGTTTCTGCAGAATTTGGAATCGCTGGAACCGGTTCACCGCGTGATCGAAATTGTGCATCGGGAACAGGGGCGGCGAAAAATGGCGGTCGCCTCCGGCGGATGGAAAAGCGTCATCTACCAATCGTTGGCCGCCGTTGGGCTGAACGGGATGTTTGACGTGATCGTCGGCGCCGACGACGTGCAGCACGGCAAGCCGGCGCCCGATATTTTTTTGAAAGCGGCCGAACGCTTGCAATTAGTGCCGGAAGATTGCCTGGTTTATGAAGACGGCAACTTGGGAATTCAAGCGGCTGAGGCGGCTGGAATGCAAGTCATCGACGTGCGGCCTTGGTACTTGCCTCGACGATGAGCCGCCCTGAATGCCAACAGCTGGGGAACTAAGATTCGAACCGGCTCAAAATATCCCTGCTGCGCGTCGCACTTGCAGGACATTTGGGTAGCAATCTGCATCCCCGAAATGGTTTATACCAAGTCCGGGGCCGATTTTCTATTGCGGTTGTAGGGCGGTCATGGGGAGCTTGCGTGTGCCATTCTGCGTCAACTTTGCGTCAAGTGCTTCGGCACGATTTTATTGCTGACCTGCCACTGGATTCGAGTCTTCGCCGGTGATGTTGCGTTGGTGCGAACAACGCAGTGCGAATGGGTCGCAAGTCTCGCCTAGTGAACAATCGCGTTTCACTGCTTCACTTGGTGCTTCAGTCCAAAGCGATCAAGT contains these protein-coding regions:
- a CDS encoding aspartate-semialdehyde dehydrogenase, coding for MFESIAIVGATGAVGRIILNLLQERKFPAQRFKFLASGRSAGSKIKFRGQEHTVEKLEPDAFNGIDLAIGSTPDEVAKEFVPWAVERGCVVVDESGFWRMDPTVPLVIPEVNPNAVLNHKGIIASPNCSTTQLVVAIKPLHDAARVKRVVVSTYQATSGAGLAGCRDLENGTKAKLSGGSHKNETFAHDIAFNLIPHIGGPKHKGYTSEEMKMVLETRKIIGDDSIQVCPTCVRVPVSNCHSESILVETEKKLTVDDAKRLFSAFPGITVVDDLQRKQYPMPKDCDGSDDVFIGRIREDLSSPNGLAFWCVSDNLRKGAATNAVQIAELLVRAKSLQNV
- a CDS encoding HAD family phosphatase, which codes for MSGFPTDSAAAIPERFKGLIFDCDGTLVDTMPLHFLAWKAALQAVGMTITEEQFYAFSGMPTVTIIETLAKQQHLVCDARAAAEEKERLFLQNLESLEPVHRVIEIVHREQGRRKMAVASGGWKSVIYQSLAAVGLNGMFDVIVGADDVQHGKPAPDIFLKAAERLQLVPEDCLVYEDGNLGIQAAEAAGMQVIDVRPWYLPRR